A single region of the Bacteroides luhongzhouii genome encodes:
- a CDS encoding glycosyltransferase family 2 protein: protein MNKWYSKYLQVYEKPFSEASPSIVEEVRQNIAKLQSNNPIVTVSLIGYNEEKHLLACLWSLSEMQCKYPVEIIGVDNESKDRTAEIFQACGVPYHTETQHSCGFARLCGLNNARGKYHINIDSDTMYPPKYVEMMVDALERPGVVGVSSLWSYIPDENHSPIGLKIYEAARDLHLWMQSFKRPELSVRGLVFAYRTEYAKQTGIRTDIIRGEDGYLALQLKQFGKIAFIRNRKARAVTGYGTVGVDGSLFNSFKVRVVKGLKGMGGIFTKKKEYKDEDSNLIKNK, encoded by the coding sequence ATGAACAAATGGTACAGTAAATATCTGCAAGTATACGAAAAACCGTTCTCTGAAGCTTCTCCGTCCATAGTTGAAGAAGTGCGCCAGAATATTGCAAAGTTACAAAGCAATAACCCAATTGTCACAGTGTCACTGATCGGGTATAATGAGGAAAAGCATTTACTTGCCTGTCTATGGTCTTTGAGCGAAATGCAATGTAAATATCCTGTTGAGATTATCGGTGTAGACAACGAATCGAAAGATCGGACAGCTGAGATTTTTCAAGCATGCGGAGTGCCTTATCATACGGAAACCCAGCATAGCTGTGGTTTTGCCCGACTTTGTGGTTTGAACAACGCACGGGGAAAATATCACATCAATATTGATTCCGACACAATGTATCCACCCAAGTATGTAGAAATGATGGTGGATGCTTTAGAGCGTCCGGGAGTGGTGGGAGTCAGCTCCTTATGGAGTTATATTCCTGACGAAAATCACTCACCGATCGGATTGAAAATATATGAAGCTGCCCGTGATTTGCATCTGTGGATGCAATCTTTTAAACGTCCCGAACTTAGTGTACGCGGTCTTGTATTTGCCTATCGCACAGAGTATGCTAAGCAAACAGGCATCCGCACCGATATTATTCGCGGCGAAGATGGATATCTGGCTTTACAACTTAAACAATTTGGTAAAATAGCATTTATACGTAATCGTAAAGCACGTGCAGTAACAGGATATGGAACGGTGGGGGTAGACGGAAGTTTATTCAACAGTTTCAAAGTGCGCGTTGTAAAAGGGTTGAAAGGTATGGGAGGTATATTCACAAAGAAAAAAGAATATAAAGATGAAGATAGCAATCTGATTAAAAACAAATAA
- a CDS encoding glycosyltransferase family 4 protein — MSKQIKIAYCIPSLYYPSGMERVLTLKANYFAKHFGYEIHIILTDGKNKKPYYELHPSITLHQLDINYDEMYGRTLPKRILGYWKKQRLFKKRLNECLCNIRPDITISLLRRDINFINKVKDGSIKIGEIHFNKSDYRAFNDNHLPMFLQRIVKEHWRRQLIRQLRQLKRFIVLSHEDAAQWTELNNVSVIYNPLPFYQRGSSNNSQKQVIAVGRYVPQKGFDRLIPAWKIVSEQHPDWTLRIYGDGMREKLQQQIDSLGISSNCVLEHSVPNIVDKYCESSIFVLSSRFEGFGMVIIEAMACGVPPVSFTCPCGPRDIITDSKDGLLVENGDIEGLAGKICYLIENEKVRKEMGKQARINVERFKIEHVAQEWRELFETLTKQPYSDQLS, encoded by the coding sequence ATGAGCAAACAGATTAAAATAGCCTACTGCATTCCCTCTCTCTATTACCCCAGCGGTATGGAGCGGGTGTTAACGCTAAAAGCAAATTATTTTGCTAAACATTTCGGCTATGAAATACATATCATTCTGACAGACGGCAAAAACAAGAAGCCTTATTATGAACTTCACCCGTCTATCACCCTCCACCAACTGGATATTAACTACGATGAAATGTACGGGCGCACTTTGCCAAAAAGGATTCTCGGATATTGGAAAAAACAACGATTGTTCAAAAAGAGACTTAATGAATGCCTCTGCAACATCCGTCCGGATATTACAATCTCCCTCCTCCGCCGTGATATTAATTTCATCAATAAAGTGAAAGACGGGAGCATAAAAATCGGAGAAATCCATTTCAATAAATCCGACTACCGTGCATTCAATGACAATCACCTTCCCATGTTCTTGCAACGGATCGTGAAGGAACACTGGAGACGACAACTCATACGTCAGTTGCGCCAACTGAAACGCTTCATCGTTCTTAGCCATGAAGATGCCGCTCAATGGACAGAGTTAAACAATGTAAGCGTGATATACAATCCGCTTCCTTTTTACCAGAGAGGATCTTCCAACAATTCACAAAAACAGGTAATAGCTGTCGGACGATATGTACCGCAAAAAGGATTCGACCGCCTGATTCCTGCCTGGAAGATTGTCAGTGAACAACATCCAGATTGGACGCTGCGCATTTACGGAGATGGCATGCGCGAAAAACTACAACAACAGATTGACTCGCTTGGCATTTCATCCAATTGTGTTCTGGAGCATAGCGTACCGAATATTGTAGACAAATATTGCGAAAGTTCCATATTTGTCCTATCGTCACGGTTCGAAGGGTTTGGAATGGTTATCATTGAAGCAATGGCCTGTGGCGTCCCTCCGGTGTCATTCACCTGTCCCTGCGGTCCGCGCGACATCATTACTGACAGCAAAGATGGTCTATTGGTAGAGAATGGAGATATCGAAGGCTTGGCCGGGAAAATATGTTATCTCATTGAAAATGAAAAAGTACGGAAAGAGATGGGCAAACAAGCACGCATCAATGTGGAACGTTTCAAGATTGAACACGTGGCACAAGAATGGAGAGAGTTATTCGAAACATTAACAAAACAACCTTATAGCGATCAATTATCATGA
- a CDS encoding glycosyltransferase family 32 protein codes for MIPKLIHLCWLSGDPYPHKIQKCLDSWKKHLPDYEVMLWDCNQFDLKSSLWVEQAFATKKYAFAADYIRMYALYHYGGIYLDSDVEVLKSFDEFLKLPYFVGAENAGTIEAAIIGAEKGCDWVKACLDYYQNRKFVKEDGQMDIRMLPEIMNETIQKLKPVYNLPSGSRINELEKIDMQTKVCVLPCEYFSPKVFDSRQVILTPYTYTIHHYQNSWFSHKAFFYYRTRTLLIRIFGYRCVRNIERFLRKK; via the coding sequence ATGATACCCAAACTAATACACTTATGCTGGCTAAGCGGAGATCCTTATCCGCATAAGATACAGAAATGCCTGGACAGTTGGAAGAAGCACCTCCCCGACTATGAAGTTATGTTGTGGGACTGTAACCAATTTGATCTGAAAAGCAGTCTGTGGGTAGAACAGGCTTTTGCAACCAAAAAATATGCTTTTGCGGCAGATTACATCCGTATGTATGCTCTCTATCACTACGGAGGTATCTATCTCGACTCCGACGTAGAAGTGCTAAAAAGCTTTGACGAGTTTCTGAAACTTCCCTATTTTGTAGGAGCTGAAAATGCAGGCACTATCGAAGCAGCTATCATAGGCGCGGAAAAAGGATGCGACTGGGTAAAAGCTTGCTTGGATTATTATCAAAACAGGAAGTTTGTAAAAGAAGACGGACAAATGGATATCCGTATGCTACCGGAAATAATGAATGAGACGATACAGAAACTGAAACCTGTATATAATCTACCATCCGGAAGCAGGATTAATGAATTGGAAAAGATAGATATGCAGACGAAGGTATGTGTGCTTCCGTGTGAATACTTTTCTCCAAAAGTCTTCGATTCGCGACAAGTGATTTTGACCCCATATACGTATACGATCCATCATTATCAAAACTCATGGTTCTCACACAAAGCATTTTTTTATTACCGTACAAGAACGCTCCTTATCAGAATATTCGGGTATCGGTGCGTCAGAAATATAGAGAGATTCTTACGAAAAAAATAA